The Cannabis sativa cultivar Pink pepper isolate KNU-18-1 unplaced genomic scaffold, ASM2916894v1 Contig3, whole genome shotgun sequence genome window below encodes:
- the LOC133028960 gene encoding uncharacterized protein LOC133028960 isoform X2 → MHSTLSQPITHAHSVFFFFYSLVWSLLEKLRGSCLTLISNRRQSFTHLSARSKHYPKHHLKLEFVEEDNKFDVRDHHQKRRKIRLLKVLTIYESMELPLTISKVGAEGASVDSSRKEDSFVVLGHSSSQKKSSSANTCYYEGERLTWLLQSIQRKIELVRADASLPEKIWFKQQFSIGVNEVTRVLERMAMPHNSTTKIQLQALLVASDSNPRWLTKHLPSLALSRKVPLFILKDNKQASLRLGQLVHLKTAIVIGVKKFLPMISQMQKLNKLSRTQHKCHTHVFEIL, encoded by the exons ATGCACTCCACACTCTCCCAGCCAATAACTCACGCAcacagtgttttttttttcttttattctttgGTCTGGTCTTTGCTTGAAAAACTCAGAGGATCTTGCCTCACTCTCATTTCAAACCGTCGGCAAAGTTTCACACATCTCAG TGCAAGATCCAAACATTACCCCAAACACCacctcaagcttgagtttgttGAAGAag ACAATAAATTTGATGTAAGGGATCATCACCAAAAGAGAAGGAAGATAAGACTATTGAAAGT GCTTACTATTTACGAATCAATGGAATTGCCACTCACCATATCGAAAGTAGGAGCAGAAGGAGCCTCTGTTGATTCTTCCAGAAAGGAAGATTCTTTTGTCGTCCTCGGCCATAGCTCTAGCCAGAAAAA AAGCAGTAGTGCTAATACTTGTTACTACGAAGGAGAACGTCTTACTTGGCTTCTCCAATCCATTCAAAG AAAGATAGAGTTGGTCAGAGCTGATGCTTCTTTACCTGAGAAGATATGGTTCAAG CAACAATTCTCAATTGGGGTCAATGAAGTTACTCGTGTCCTTGAACGCATGGCCATGCCTCACAACTCTACCAcaaagattcagcttcag GCATTGCTTGTTGCTTCTGACTCCAACCCCAGATGGCTTACCAAGCATCTCCCTAGCCTGGCCTTGTCAAGGAAGGTACCACTATTCATTCTCAAAGACAACAAACAAGCTTCCTTGAGATTAGGTCAACTCGTCCACCTTAAGACTGCTATTGTTATTGGAGTTAAG AAATTCTTGCCAATGATTTCACAAATGCAGAAACTCAATAAGCTGTCAAGGACACAACACAAATGCCATACTCATGTTTTTGAGattttgtaa
- the LOC133028960 gene encoding uncharacterized protein LOC133028960 isoform X1, with translation MHSTLSQPITHAHSVFFFFYSLVWSLLEKLRGSCLTLISNRRQSFTHLSARSKHYPKHHLKLEFVEEDNKFDVRDHHQKRRKIRLLKVLTIYESMELPLTISKVGAEGASVDSSRKEDSFVVLGHSSSQKNRSSSANTCYYEGERLTWLLQSIQRKIELVRADASLPEKIWFKQQFSIGVNEVTRVLERMAMPHNSTTKIQLQALLVASDSNPRWLTKHLPSLALSRKVPLFILKDNKQASLRLGQLVHLKTAIVIGVKKFLPMISQMQKLNKLSRTQHKCHTHVFEIL, from the exons ATGCACTCCACACTCTCCCAGCCAATAACTCACGCAcacagtgttttttttttcttttattctttgGTCTGGTCTTTGCTTGAAAAACTCAGAGGATCTTGCCTCACTCTCATTTCAAACCGTCGGCAAAGTTTCACACATCTCAG TGCAAGATCCAAACATTACCCCAAACACCacctcaagcttgagtttgttGAAGAag ACAATAAATTTGATGTAAGGGATCATCACCAAAAGAGAAGGAAGATAAGACTATTGAAAGT GCTTACTATTTACGAATCAATGGAATTGCCACTCACCATATCGAAAGTAGGAGCAGAAGGAGCCTCTGTTGATTCTTCCAGAAAGGAAGATTCTTTTGTCGTCCTCGGCCATAGCTCTAGCCAGAAAAA CAGAAGCAGTAGTGCTAATACTTGTTACTACGAAGGAGAACGTCTTACTTGGCTTCTCCAATCCATTCAAAG AAAGATAGAGTTGGTCAGAGCTGATGCTTCTTTACCTGAGAAGATATGGTTCAAG CAACAATTCTCAATTGGGGTCAATGAAGTTACTCGTGTCCTTGAACGCATGGCCATGCCTCACAACTCTACCAcaaagattcagcttcag GCATTGCTTGTTGCTTCTGACTCCAACCCCAGATGGCTTACCAAGCATCTCCCTAGCCTGGCCTTGTCAAGGAAGGTACCACTATTCATTCTCAAAGACAACAAACAAGCTTCCTTGAGATTAGGTCAACTCGTCCACCTTAAGACTGCTATTGTTATTGGAGTTAAG AAATTCTTGCCAATGATTTCACAAATGCAGAAACTCAATAAGCTGTCAAGGACACAACACAAATGCCATACTCATGTTTTTGAGattttgtaa
- the LOC133028960 gene encoding uncharacterized protein LOC133028960 isoform X4, with protein MHSTLSQPITHAHSVFFFFYSLVWSLLEKLRGSCLTLISNRRQSFTHLSARSKHYPKHHLKLEFVEEDNKFDVRDHHQKRRKIRLLKVLTIYESMELPLTISKVGAEGASVDSSRKEDSFVVLGHSSSQKKSSSANTCYYEGERLTWLLQSIQRKIELVRADASLPEKIWFKQQFSIGVNEVTRVLERMAMPHNSTTKIQLQALLVASDSNPRWLTKHLPSLALSRKVPLFILKDNKQASLRLGQLVHLKTAIVIGVKDKHNSINQLFAEILANDFTNAETQ; from the exons ATGCACTCCACACTCTCCCAGCCAATAACTCACGCAcacagtgttttttttttcttttattctttgGTCTGGTCTTTGCTTGAAAAACTCAGAGGATCTTGCCTCACTCTCATTTCAAACCGTCGGCAAAGTTTCACACATCTCAG TGCAAGATCCAAACATTACCCCAAACACCacctcaagcttgagtttgttGAAGAag ACAATAAATTTGATGTAAGGGATCATCACCAAAAGAGAAGGAAGATAAGACTATTGAAAGT GCTTACTATTTACGAATCAATGGAATTGCCACTCACCATATCGAAAGTAGGAGCAGAAGGAGCCTCTGTTGATTCTTCCAGAAAGGAAGATTCTTTTGTCGTCCTCGGCCATAGCTCTAGCCAGAAAAA AAGCAGTAGTGCTAATACTTGTTACTACGAAGGAGAACGTCTTACTTGGCTTCTCCAATCCATTCAAAG AAAGATAGAGTTGGTCAGAGCTGATGCTTCTTTACCTGAGAAGATATGGTTCAAG CAACAATTCTCAATTGGGGTCAATGAAGTTACTCGTGTCCTTGAACGCATGGCCATGCCTCACAACTCTACCAcaaagattcagcttcag GCATTGCTTGTTGCTTCTGACTCCAACCCCAGATGGCTTACCAAGCATCTCCCTAGCCTGGCCTTGTCAAGGAAGGTACCACTATTCATTCTCAAAGACAACAAACAAGCTTCCTTGAGATTAGGTCAACTCGTCCACCTTAAGACTGCTATTGTTATTGGAGTTAAG GACAAACACAATTCTATCAACCAACTCTTTGCAGAAATTCTTGCCAATGATTTCACAAATGCAGAAACTCAATAA
- the LOC133028960 gene encoding uncharacterized protein LOC133028960 isoform X3, translating into MHSTLSQPITHAHSVFFFFYSLVWSLLEKLRGSCLTLISNRRQSFTHLSARSKHYPKHHLKLEFVEEDNKFDVRDHHQKRRKIRLLKVLTIYESMELPLTISKVGAEGASVDSSRKEDSFVVLGHSSSQKNRSSSANTCYYEGERLTWLLQSIQRKIELVRADASLPEKIWFKQQFSIGVNEVTRVLERMAMPHNSTTKIQLQALLVASDSNPRWLTKHLPSLALSRKVPLFILKDNKQASLRLGQLVHLKTAIVIGVKDKHNSINQLFAEILANDFTNAETQ; encoded by the exons ATGCACTCCACACTCTCCCAGCCAATAACTCACGCAcacagtgttttttttttcttttattctttgGTCTGGTCTTTGCTTGAAAAACTCAGAGGATCTTGCCTCACTCTCATTTCAAACCGTCGGCAAAGTTTCACACATCTCAG TGCAAGATCCAAACATTACCCCAAACACCacctcaagcttgagtttgttGAAGAag ACAATAAATTTGATGTAAGGGATCATCACCAAAAGAGAAGGAAGATAAGACTATTGAAAGT GCTTACTATTTACGAATCAATGGAATTGCCACTCACCATATCGAAAGTAGGAGCAGAAGGAGCCTCTGTTGATTCTTCCAGAAAGGAAGATTCTTTTGTCGTCCTCGGCCATAGCTCTAGCCAGAAAAA CAGAAGCAGTAGTGCTAATACTTGTTACTACGAAGGAGAACGTCTTACTTGGCTTCTCCAATCCATTCAAAG AAAGATAGAGTTGGTCAGAGCTGATGCTTCTTTACCTGAGAAGATATGGTTCAAG CAACAATTCTCAATTGGGGTCAATGAAGTTACTCGTGTCCTTGAACGCATGGCCATGCCTCACAACTCTACCAcaaagattcagcttcag GCATTGCTTGTTGCTTCTGACTCCAACCCCAGATGGCTTACCAAGCATCTCCCTAGCCTGGCCTTGTCAAGGAAGGTACCACTATTCATTCTCAAAGACAACAAACAAGCTTCCTTGAGATTAGGTCAACTCGTCCACCTTAAGACTGCTATTGTTATTGGAGTTAAG GACAAACACAATTCTATCAACCAACTCTTTGCAGAAATTCTTGCCAATGATTTCACAAATGCAGAAACTCAATAA
- the LOC133028960 gene encoding uncharacterized protein LOC133028960 isoform X5: protein MHSTLSQPITHAHSVFFFFYSLVWSLLEKLRGSCLTLISNRRQSFTHLSARSKHYPKHHLKLEFVEEDNKFDVRDHHQKRRKIRLLKVLTIYESMELPLTISKVGAEGASVDSSRKEDSFVVLGHSSSQKNRSSSANTCYYEGERLTWLLQSIQRKIELVRADASLPEKIWFKQQFSIGVNEVTRVLERMAMPHNSTTKIQLQALLVASDSNPRWLTKHLPSLALSRKVPLFILKDNKQASLRLGQLVHLKTAIVIGVKVHLARAGWLLQLTGACVAS from the exons ATGCACTCCACACTCTCCCAGCCAATAACTCACGCAcacagtgttttttttttcttttattctttgGTCTGGTCTTTGCTTGAAAAACTCAGAGGATCTTGCCTCACTCTCATTTCAAACCGTCGGCAAAGTTTCACACATCTCAG TGCAAGATCCAAACATTACCCCAAACACCacctcaagcttgagtttgttGAAGAag ACAATAAATTTGATGTAAGGGATCATCACCAAAAGAGAAGGAAGATAAGACTATTGAAAGT GCTTACTATTTACGAATCAATGGAATTGCCACTCACCATATCGAAAGTAGGAGCAGAAGGAGCCTCTGTTGATTCTTCCAGAAAGGAAGATTCTTTTGTCGTCCTCGGCCATAGCTCTAGCCAGAAAAA CAGAAGCAGTAGTGCTAATACTTGTTACTACGAAGGAGAACGTCTTACTTGGCTTCTCCAATCCATTCAAAG AAAGATAGAGTTGGTCAGAGCTGATGCTTCTTTACCTGAGAAGATATGGTTCAAG CAACAATTCTCAATTGGGGTCAATGAAGTTACTCGTGTCCTTGAACGCATGGCCATGCCTCACAACTCTACCAcaaagattcagcttcag GCATTGCTTGTTGCTTCTGACTCCAACCCCAGATGGCTTACCAAGCATCTCCCTAGCCTGGCCTTGTCAAGGAAGGTACCACTATTCATTCTCAAAGACAACAAACAAGCTTCCTTGAGATTAGGTCAACTCGTCCACCTTAAGACTGCTATTGTTATTGGAGTTAAG GTACACTTGGCGAGGGCTGGTTGGCTGCTGCAGCTGACTGGTGCATGCGTGGCGAGCTGA